In Melospiza melodia melodia isolate bMelMel2 chromosome 11, bMelMel2.pri, whole genome shotgun sequence, the following proteins share a genomic window:
- the ITGB3BP gene encoding centromere protein R isoform X2, producing the protein MSVKRALNLDSVKKDNAPEETPLRAKRSSLSFYSPTTGTCQLSLCSSPCSAPAQDGNEQSESRSGLSRRGQPQTEHDVFLQLHSQVRNSLPRILKLRANLTSLKALEGSRELENILGVSHSSCDLSAELQKTQELVSQAEKLQLLKANYGKVPAREHIQAGSAAFFTSFLDRRKEPLGLLPVTPSTEAQPE; encoded by the exons GGTTAAGAGAGCATTAAATTTGGACAGTGTTAAAAAAGATAAT GCACCTGAGGAAACCCCCCTGAGGGCCAAAAGGAGCAGCCTGAGCTTCTACTCCCCCACCACGGGCACGTGCCAGCTGAgcctctgctcctctccctgcagtgccccagcacagg ATGGGAACGAGCAGAGCGAATCCAGGAGCGGATTATCCAGGAGAGGGCAGCCTCAAACAGAGCACGATGT GTTCCTGCAACTGCACTCCCAAGTGAGAAATTCCTTGCCCAGAATTCTGAAACTAAGAGCAAATCTGACAAGCCTGAAG GCTTTGGAGGGCAGTAGAGAGCTGGAAAACATCCTCGGAGTCTCCCACTCGTCCTGTGACCTGAGTGCTGAACTGCAGAAAACCCaagagctgg TGAGTCAAGCAGAAAAACTGCAGCTGTTGAAAGCAAACTATGGAAAAGTCCCTGCCCGAG AGCacatccaggctggcagtgctgcaTTCTTCACCTCATTCCTGGACAGAAGGAaggagcccctggggctgctcccagtcacacccagcaccgAGGCACAGCCAGAGTGA
- the ITGB3BP gene encoding centromere protein R isoform X1, with the protein MSVKRALNLDSVKKDNAPEETPLRAKRSSLSFYSPTTGTCQLSLCSSPCSAPAQGDGNEQSESRSGLSRRGQPQTEHDVFLQLHSQVRNSLPRILKLRANLTSLKALEGSRELENILGVSHSSCDLSAELQKTQELVSQAEKLQLLKANYGKVPAREHIQAGSAAFFTSFLDRRKEPLGLLPVTPSTEAQPE; encoded by the exons GGTTAAGAGAGCATTAAATTTGGACAGTGTTAAAAAAGATAAT GCACCTGAGGAAACCCCCCTGAGGGCCAAAAGGAGCAGCCTGAGCTTCTACTCCCCCACCACGGGCACGTGCCAGCTGAgcctctgctcctctccctgcagtgccccagcacagg GAGATGGGAACGAGCAGAGCGAATCCAGGAGCGGATTATCCAGGAGAGGGCAGCCTCAAACAGAGCACGATGT GTTCCTGCAACTGCACTCCCAAGTGAGAAATTCCTTGCCCAGAATTCTGAAACTAAGAGCAAATCTGACAAGCCTGAAG GCTTTGGAGGGCAGTAGAGAGCTGGAAAACATCCTCGGAGTCTCCCACTCGTCCTGTGACCTGAGTGCTGAACTGCAGAAAACCCaagagctgg TGAGTCAAGCAGAAAAACTGCAGCTGTTGAAAGCAAACTATGGAAAAGTCCCTGCCCGAG AGCacatccaggctggcagtgctgcaTTCTTCACCTCATTCCTGGACAGAAGGAaggagcccctggggctgctcccagtcacacccagcaccgAGGCACAGCCAGAGTGA